In Crinalium epipsammum PCC 9333, the genomic window ATCAATTCCCAATTGGGTAAATGATATCCAACCTAATAAAGCCAATACCAGAAATAAAACTAATGTTGGAACTGGTTTCTTAATTGACCAAGCTGAAAGATTGAATGACATAAAGGGGAGGGGGGAGGCAGAGGGGCAGAGGGGCAGGGGAGGATATTAGCTGTTAGTTGTTAATTGTTACTGCTTGTACTTTGTCACCATCTTTGAGATAACCAGCGCCAGCGACAATTACGCGATCGCCTTGTTTTAAACCGCTCTTGATTTCAATTTTTGCAGTGGATAAATCTCCGCCTCCCATAGTTGCACCAATTTCTACAGGTCGAGCGCGGGCTGTATTCTCACCTTCTAAAACATATACAATTGCTTTACCATTTTCTTGAGGTAAAACAGCTTTTGCTGGAACTGTTAACCCTTGACTTTGCTCTACAGTAATCCCAGCTTGCAAAAACATTCCTGCTCTTAACAATGGACTAGCAGGTAAATCAATTTTGACTGTACCTTGACGAGTCTGCTGATCAACTATTGGGGCAATTTCTCGCACTTTGCCTTGTAGCCGAATACGACTATCAGAATTACTGTTGACTATCACAGGTGCGCCGATAGAAATTTCTTTAAGTTGTACTTCTGGAACTTTTGCTTGTAGTTCTAAATAACTGTTACGAATAATTGTAAATAGCTTTTGATTTGCGGAACTAATATCGCCTACACGGGCAAATCTTTCGGCGATCGCACCACTAGCCGGAGCAAGTACTTGAGTTTGTCCTAACTGAGTTTGAATCTGCTGTAGCCGTGCCTGACTGCCGCGAACTTCGGCGATCGCACTATTAATATTAGCTTCTGCGCTACTAACATTAGCTTGGGCGCTACTAATACTAGCTTGGGCATTACTAACATTAGCTTGAGCCGCCCTCACTGCTTCAGCAGCAGTTGCTACCGTAGTACTTCGCGTCTCTAACTCTTGAGTAGGAATTGCCCCTTGATCCGCTAGTTGTTGATACCGCTTGAGACTTTTTTGAGCTTGCACTAAGTTAGCTTGATTTTGCGCTACAGTTGCTTGTGCTTGTCGCACACCTGCTCTAGCTTGCTCTACAGCAGCTTGTGCTTGTGCCAAAGCTGCTCGCTTTTGTTGCACACCAGCTTGGGCAGCTTCCAACTTAGCTACAGCATCACTTAATTGGCTTTGTAGTACAGAATTGTCTAATACTGCTAATATCTGTCCTACCCTGACAGTGCTACCTTCATCTGCTAAAACTTGCTTAATTTGTAAGCCTGAAGTCTGCGGTAAAACTGGCAACATATC contains:
- a CDS encoding efflux RND transporter periplasmic adaptor subunit, which gives rise to MTYKYVSDEPTDERTETLITPSEIPDEFELDEFDSVVDDKPKSGWFAGKRGVFVGMVLGIVLAIIGTRLLAPKSAAPVAKTTTTTKTAAQMSVTLAPVAVTSVARTLEATGTVAAYDMLPVLPQTSGLQIKQVLADEGSTVRVGQILAVLDNSVLQSQLSDAVAKLEAAQAGVQQKRAALAQAQAAVEQARAGVRQAQATVAQNQANLVQAQKSLKRYQQLADQGAIPTQELETRSTTVATAAEAVRAAQANVSNAQASISSAQANVSSAEANINSAIAEVRGSQARLQQIQTQLGQTQVLAPASGAIAERFARVGDISSANQKLFTIIRNSYLELQAKVPEVQLKEISIGAPVIVNSNSDSRIRLQGKVREIAPIVDQQTRQGTVKIDLPASPLLRAGMFLQAGITVEQSQGLTVPAKAVLPQENGKAIVYVLEGENTARARPVEIGATMGGGDLSTAKIEIKSGLKQGDRVIVAGAGYLKDGDKVQAVTINN